A single Ascaphus truei isolate aAscTru1 unplaced genomic scaffold, aAscTru1.hap1 HAP1_SCAFFOLD_346, whole genome shotgun sequence DNA region contains:
- the LOC142483627 gene encoding uncharacterized protein LOC142483627 encodes MLLLYIVAPGGHVSPEMEQVSSPGSASSTLLEEHHGDEDDEYDEDDATEETEIQSCDHEEVPIETVVPANRPSTSTYDAIVASEGKIVDAENRRHSDMMTVLERMIGLQEETVSQLAHLHRVFIEVPKQLQKINTSFEALVVQQTQANYWRMTNVPQFNTSQPGSVHAGALEFAHFNTGTAGKSLDAVTGNWNFTGEEENGNVDLET; translated from the exons atgttattgttatatatagttgcccctggaggacatgtgtcacctgagatggaacaagtgtcttcacctgggtcagccagctcaacactactagaag aacatcatggtgatgaggatgatgagtatgatgaggatgacgccacagaagagactgaaatacaatcatgtgaccatgaagaggtgccaatagaaactgttgtaccggcaaatcgtccatcaacttccacatacgatgcaattgtagcttcagagggaaaaatagtggacgcagaaaatcgtcgccattcagacatgatgacagtgctggaaaggatgattggactgcaggaagaaacagtatcacaattggcacatctccacagagtcttcattgaagtgcctaaacagttgcaaaaaatcaacacctcattcgaagcattagttgttcagcaaacacaagctaattactggagaatgactaatgtaccacaattcaacacctcccagccaggatctgttcatgcag GAGCTTTGGAATTTGCACACTTTAACACAGGAACTGCTGGAAAATCCTTAGATGCAGTAACAGGGAATTGGaactttacaggggaagaggagaatGGAAACGTTGATTTGGAAACTTGA